A window of Exiguobacterium sp. FSL W8-0210 contains these coding sequences:
- a CDS encoding NUDIX hydrolase — protein sequence MPIQRSAIILRNEQDEIALIRRDKPNETYYVFPGGGKDNGESLEETAIREAHEELGIDVELTGIAAIVRFNGFDNPYFWAKTIGGRFGTGTGEEFEEEGSGYTPVWIKRSELPSLPIRPPSLAKQLAEMTEPFYDLILSENE from the coding sequence ATGCCGATTCAACGAAGTGCAATCATTTTACGAAACGAACAGGATGAAATTGCGTTGATCCGACGGGATAAACCGAACGAAACGTATTATGTCTTTCCAGGCGGTGGGAAAGATAACGGAGAATCGTTAGAAGAAACAGCGATTCGTGAAGCACATGAAGAACTTGGAATCGATGTGGAGTTGACCGGTATTGCCGCCATCGTCCGTTTTAATGGATTCGACAATCCTTATTTTTGGGCGAAAACAATTGGGGGTCGCTTTGGCACGGGTACGGGTGAAGAGTTCGAAGAGGAAGGATCGGGTTATACACCGGTCTGGATCAAGCGTTCGGAGCTACCTTCGTTACCAATTCGTCCACCGTCACTTGCCAAACAGCTGGCAGAAATGACAGAACCATTCTATGATTTAATCCTTTCTGAAAACGAATGA
- a CDS encoding 1,4-dihydroxy-2-naphthoate polyprenyltransferase — protein sequence MNKSIAVYWRMTRPHTLTASFVPVVVGTAVVAPRVESIRLDLFVAMLIASMLIQIATNLFNEYYDYKRGLDTEESVGIGGSIVRDGFKPGTILAFALTLYGISALLGVYLCIETSWWLLVVGLISMFVGYIYTGGPLPIAYTPFGEVVAGFFMGYIIIAISAYLQIGYVPTEAVAISVPVAILIGSILLANNIRDLDNDKVNGRKTIACLVGHRRAVYVLIGFFAAAVLSLIIAVLAFEVSWFALLALLSIPLMIKAVRLFWEDLPPEKLMPGMAQTGKVNTIFGLLLAISLVIANI from the coding sequence ATGAATAAATCAATCGCTGTCTATTGGCGAATGACACGACCGCATACATTAACAGCAAGTTTTGTTCCGGTCGTCGTCGGTACGGCAGTTGTCGCACCACGCGTGGAATCGATACGCTTGGATTTGTTCGTGGCGATGTTGATCGCATCGATGTTGATTCAAATCGCAACGAATCTGTTCAATGAATACTACGATTACAAACGTGGTTTAGATACGGAGGAGTCGGTCGGAATCGGTGGATCGATCGTTCGTGACGGATTCAAGCCGGGAACGATCCTAGCGTTCGCACTTACATTGTATGGCATCTCGGCATTACTCGGTGTGTATCTGTGCATCGAGACATCGTGGTGGTTACTTGTCGTAGGACTCATTTCGATGTTCGTCGGATATATCTATACAGGAGGACCGCTTCCGATTGCCTATACACCGTTTGGAGAAGTCGTTGCAGGCTTTTTCATGGGGTATATCATCATCGCGATTTCGGCGTACTTGCAAATTGGTTATGTTCCGACAGAAGCCGTTGCGATTTCGGTACCAGTCGCCATCTTGATTGGTTCAATCCTACTTGCGAATAATATTCGGGACTTGGATAATGATAAGGTCAACGGACGAAAAACGATTGCCTGTCTCGTCGGACATCGCCGTGCCGTGTACGTCTTGATCGGATTTTTTGCGGCAGCTGTCCTGTCTCTCATTATTGCTGTACTCGCATTCGAAGTCTCATGGTTTGCGTTACTCGCGTTATTGAGTATTCCGCTCATGATCAAAGCAGTACGTCTCTTCTGGGAAGACTTACCACCGGAAAAGCTGATGCCTGGCATGGCACAGACCGGTAAAGTGAACACGATTTTCGGACTCTTACTCGCAATCAGTCTCGTGATCGCGAATATCTAA
- a CDS encoding YihY/virulence factor BrkB family protein: protein MAHSRDLKGLALNLKQRMSDHNITDYAGTLAYYWFLSIFPGIIFVISVLSFFDIDRQTLESQIRDLAPGGAVNTFTDTIFQAIKEPQGGLLSIGAILAVWSASKGVDRLITTANHAYGDFSPRGFVAARGIALLLTIVLGVGMLLLIVLNVLGGPIITYLANFVLPIDMGQKILLTVLRYVVSTILLICILSIFYRVAPKRPITFKEAIPGAVFGVIVWQLLSVGFGFYVSNFSNYNQTYGSLGSVVILLLWLYFTGLIILLGSELNASWERFMKKADPKKMEEKRLKEQAELDAIPTNTFG, encoded by the coding sequence ATGGCGCATTCACGCGATCTAAAAGGGCTTGCCCTGAACTTAAAGCAGCGAATGTCCGATCATAATATCACGGATTATGCAGGGACACTCGCTTATTACTGGTTTTTATCCATTTTCCCAGGAATCATTTTTGTCATTTCGGTCTTATCATTCTTTGACATCGATCGTCAGACACTCGAGTCACAAATTCGGGACCTAGCGCCAGGCGGAGCCGTCAATACGTTCACGGATACAATTTTCCAAGCCATCAAAGAACCGCAGGGTGGTCTGTTATCGATTGGTGCCATTCTTGCTGTCTGGTCTGCTTCCAAAGGGGTCGATCGTTTGATCACGACAGCAAACCATGCCTATGGTGACTTCTCGCCCCGTGGTTTTGTCGCAGCGCGTGGGATTGCCTTGTTACTCACGATCGTGCTCGGAGTCGGGATGTTGTTGCTGATCGTCTTGAATGTACTTGGTGGTCCGATCATTACGTATCTTGCCAACTTCGTGTTGCCGATCGATATGGGGCAAAAAATCCTACTGACGGTCTTACGATATGTCGTGTCGACGATTCTATTGATTTGTATCCTGTCGATTTTTTACCGCGTCGCACCAAAGCGTCCGATTACATTCAAAGAAGCAATTCCAGGAGCTGTTTTTGGTGTCATCGTCTGGCAATTATTATCGGTTGGATTCGGATTTTACGTCTCGAACTTCTCGAATTACAATCAAACATACGGTTCGCTCGGTAGTGTAGTTATCTTGTTACTATGGCTCTACTTCACAGGGCTGATCATCTTACTCGGTTCTGAATTGAACGCATCATGGGAACGGTTCATGAAAAAAGCGGATCCGAAGAAAATGGAAGAAAAGCGCTTGAAGGAACAAGCTGAACTTGATGCCATTCCGACGAATACGTTCGGATGA
- the menH gene encoding 2-succinyl-6-hydroxy-2,4-cyclohexadiene-1-carboxylate synthase — translation MILRGHTYHVKIEGSGPPLLLLHGFTGSLSTWDMLSEHLSTHFTVYRLDLMGHGKTTPASEQRMRLTQQVKDLEALLAMRSEPWIVLGYSMGGRIALMLSVVSEQIARTIAVSTTPGLKTAMERKLRRTSDQKLAERLEKGGLEAFIDHWETLGLFKPQALLPESQRMRLRQERLSQTVEGLSASLRTQGTGSMPSLWSCLPKEIDWIVGAEDEKFRAIASRAASPEKIHVILHASHAPHIDQPQKFVTMVENLLIHH, via the coding sequence ATGATTTTGCGTGGCCATACGTATCATGTGAAAATCGAGGGATCGGGTCCACCGCTCCTATTGCTTCATGGTTTTACAGGCTCCCTCTCGACGTGGGACATGCTAAGTGAGCATTTATCGACTCACTTCACCGTCTATCGCCTCGATTTGATGGGACATGGAAAAACGACACCGGCGTCTGAGCAACGAATGCGTTTGACGCAACAGGTCAAGGATCTCGAGGCACTGCTCGCTATGCGATCCGAGCCATGGATCGTCCTCGGATATTCGATGGGCGGACGAATCGCTTTAATGCTGAGCGTCGTCTCTGAGCAAATCGCTCGAACGATTGCCGTTAGTACGACACCCGGTCTTAAGACGGCAATGGAGCGAAAATTACGTCGTACATCCGATCAAAAGTTAGCGGAGCGCCTTGAAAAAGGCGGACTCGAAGCTTTTATCGATCACTGGGAGACACTTGGATTATTTAAACCCCAAGCCCTTCTCCCGGAATCGCAACGTATGCGACTGCGTCAGGAGCGTCTGTCCCAAACGGTTGAAGGTTTAAGTGCTTCGTTACGTACACAAGGTACAGGAAGCATGCCATCCCTATGGTCATGCCTTCCGAAAGAGATTGATTGGATCGTCGGGGCAGAGGATGAAAAATTCCGTGCCATCGCTTCACGAGCGGCATCACCTGAAAAAATTCACGTGATTTTGCACGCTTCGCACGCCCCACATATCGACCAACCGCAAAAGTTTGTTACAATGGTAGAGAATCTACTTATTCATCACTAA
- a CDS encoding PfkB family carbohydrate kinase has translation MNKIAVIGKVFVDIKGTSFAPLHKDAKNVGDITFSNGGTGRNVAQNLAVLGNEVRFISTVTNDQIGVGVLDELKSYGANVDHVEMLEDHGMGMWLAVMDNEGDLQTSISKQPDAKLLEEAILRQSVYALDGVDAVAIDLDLSVTVLERLIHLCRKMELPLFGVCGHLSVIERNRHLLQGFTGFICSREEAEILSDLSIVTVEDAIHVANELAKKGAPFTVVTMSELGAVYVDRRTATSGHVGTKKVKVVDSTGAGDSFFSAVLSELTQERPAEEALKLGMKVAAEVIASTENGIVPEMLDALR, from the coding sequence ATGAATAAAATCGCGGTAATCGGAAAAGTATTCGTCGACATAAAAGGAACTTCGTTCGCTCCTTTGCATAAGGATGCGAAAAACGTAGGAGACATCACGTTTTCAAATGGAGGAACAGGACGCAACGTAGCACAAAATCTAGCCGTCCTCGGGAATGAAGTTCGCTTTATCTCGACGGTTACGAATGATCAGATTGGCGTGGGAGTGCTCGATGAGCTGAAATCTTACGGTGCAAATGTGGATCACGTCGAAATGTTAGAGGATCATGGAATGGGCATGTGGCTAGCTGTCATGGATAACGAAGGTGACTTGCAAACATCGATCTCGAAACAACCGGATGCGAAGTTGCTCGAAGAGGCGATTTTACGTCAATCGGTCTATGCACTCGATGGAGTCGATGCCGTTGCGATCGATCTGGATTTGTCCGTTACGGTCTTAGAACGTTTGATTCATTTATGTCGCAAAATGGAGTTGCCGTTGTTTGGTGTTTGTGGTCACTTGAGCGTCATCGAACGAAATCGTCATCTGCTACAAGGGTTCACTGGATTCATTTGTAGCCGAGAAGAGGCGGAAATTCTGTCTGATCTGTCGATCGTGACGGTTGAAGATGCGATTCATGTAGCAAATGAGCTAGCGAAAAAAGGTGCTCCATTCACGGTCGTGACGATGAGTGAACTCGGGGCGGTCTACGTTGATCGGCGTACAGCGACATCAGGTCACGTCGGAACGAAAAAAGTGAAGGTCGTTGACTCAACGGGAGCAGGCGACTCATTCTTCTCTGCTGTCTTGTCTGAATTGACACAAGAGAGACCGGCAGAAGAAGCCTTGAAGCTTGGCATGAAGGTTGCAGCGGAAGTCATCGCTTCGACAGAGAATGGAATCGTTCCTGAAATGCTGGATGCTCTTCGATAA
- the menE gene encoding o-succinylbenzoate--CoA ligase yields MYPWIYTRAKEQPDDIALITETERWSWSELYARAHRLASTWATIVTRGDRIALYGPSSARYIVALHAAQLLELTVVPINTRLTQTEVLRQFKQADVRLIVTDRTLDTRIPCVAFSYEKEAPDLLIRHMPKQYVQSMLFTSGTTGHPKAVEQTMLNHFSSATNAARHIGSLPEDRFLIVTPLFHMSGLAVVYRAVIYGVPIILEPHFSPERALHWITTEKITHVSLVSVMLDRLLEAGLRRHALRVVLTGGGPVPLPILTRALDRNIPVMQTYGMTETASQIATLLPEDALRKIGSAGQAIHPTQIRITRHQEIEVKGPTIMKGYFHEEEKTAEAFTADGFFKTGDLGRLDADGYLYVLDRRSDLIISGGENIYPAEVESALLSIDGIQEAGVVGRFDAKWGQVPVAFIVSTLDEVIVRTEISQLLAKYKCPVDYIYHSALPRNANGKLLRKQLKELL; encoded by the coding sequence TTGTATCCTTGGATCTATACACGGGCAAAAGAACAGCCGGATGACATCGCACTCATTACGGAAACAGAGCGTTGGTCGTGGTCCGAACTATATGCACGCGCGCATCGCTTAGCGAGTACTTGGGCGACGATCGTGACACGCGGAGACCGGATCGCCCTGTACGGTCCATCGAGTGCGCGCTACATCGTCGCACTTCACGCAGCTCAATTGCTTGAACTGACCGTCGTCCCGATCAACACACGTTTGACGCAAACGGAAGTATTACGTCAATTCAAGCAGGCAGATGTACGGCTCATCGTGACGGACCGGACACTTGATACAAGGATTCCGTGCGTGGCTTTCTCTTATGAAAAAGAAGCACCTGACCTGTTAATACGCCATATGCCCAAGCAATACGTCCAATCGATGCTCTTTACGAGTGGTACGACCGGACATCCGAAAGCCGTCGAACAAACGATGTTGAATCATTTTTCAAGTGCGACGAACGCCGCGCGTCATATCGGATCACTGCCAGAGGATCGTTTTTTGATCGTCACGCCGCTGTTCCATATGAGTGGATTAGCTGTCGTCTATCGGGCGGTCATCTACGGAGTACCGATCATTCTTGAGCCACATTTTTCACCAGAACGCGCCTTGCACTGGATTACGACGGAAAAGATCACCCACGTCTCACTCGTCTCGGTCATGCTTGATCGACTGCTCGAAGCCGGGCTACGTCGCCACGCGCTTCGCGTCGTACTGACAGGAGGCGGTCCTGTGCCATTACCGATTCTGACGCGTGCACTCGACCGCAATATCCCGGTCATGCAGACATACGGGATGACAGAAACGGCTTCTCAAATCGCGACTCTTTTGCCAGAGGATGCCTTACGAAAGATTGGATCGGCCGGACAAGCGATTCATCCGACACAAATCCGCATTACACGTCATCAAGAAATCGAAGTCAAAGGACCGACGATCATGAAAGGTTATTTTCATGAGGAAGAGAAAACGGCAGAAGCGTTTACGGCAGACGGTTTTTTCAAGACTGGTGACTTAGGACGCTTGGACGCCGATGGATACCTCTACGTCCTCGATCGTCGAAGCGACCTCATCATCTCAGGTGGGGAAAACATTTATCCAGCTGAAGTCGAATCAGCACTTCTCTCGATTGATGGAATTCAAGAAGCAGGTGTCGTCGGACGATTTGATGCTAAATGGGGACAGGTTCCGGTCGCCTTCATCGTCAGCACACTCGATGAAGTCATCGTCCGAACGGAAATCAGTCAATTGCTCGCTAAATATAAATGTCCGGTTGATTATATCTATCATAGCGCGCTGCCACGCAATGCGAACGGTAAACTATTGCGGAAGCAACTGAAGGAGTTATTATGA
- the menB gene encoding 1,4-dihydroxy-2-naphthoyl-CoA synthase — protein MKYAPEWVSARSYEDIKYEQWNGIAKITINRPEVRNAFRPHTVHELIDAFSRARDDQNVGVIILTGEGDLAFCSGGDQKVRGHGGYVGDDEIPRLNVLDLQRLIRVIPKPVIAMVAGYAIGGGHVLHLVCDLTIAADNARFGQTGPKVGSFDAGYGSGYLARVVGHKKAREIWYLCRQYDAQQALDMGLVNTVVPLADLEQETIQWCAEILQHSPTALRFLKAAFNADSDGLAGIQQLAGDATLLYYTTDEAKEGRDAFKEKRNPDFGQFPRFP, from the coding sequence ATGAAATATGCTCCGGAATGGGTATCAGCCCGCAGCTATGAAGACATCAAATATGAACAATGGAACGGGATCGCGAAAATCACGATCAACCGTCCTGAAGTTCGCAATGCGTTCCGACCACACACGGTCCACGAACTCATCGACGCATTTTCACGTGCACGTGACGATCAAAATGTCGGCGTCATCATCTTAACAGGTGAAGGCGATCTCGCATTCTGTTCTGGCGGAGATCAAAAGGTACGTGGACATGGTGGATATGTCGGTGACGATGAAATTCCACGCTTGAACGTTCTTGATCTTCAACGTTTGATTCGTGTCATCCCAAAACCAGTCATCGCTATGGTCGCAGGTTATGCGATTGGCGGCGGACACGTCCTTCACCTCGTGTGTGACTTGACGATCGCTGCAGACAACGCCCGCTTCGGACAAACTGGTCCAAAAGTTGGTTCATTCGATGCTGGATATGGCTCTGGTTACCTCGCACGCGTTGTTGGACACAAGAAAGCGCGTGAAATCTGGTACCTCTGCCGTCAATATGACGCACAGCAAGCACTTGATATGGGACTCGTCAACACGGTCGTCCCACTCGCAGATCTCGAGCAAGAAACGATTCAATGGTGTGCTGAAATCCTTCAACATTCACCAACGGCTCTTCGTTTCCTTAAAGCGGCATTCAATGCTGATTCAGATGGTCTTGCAGGGATTCAGCAACTCGCAGGAGATGCAACGTTGTTGTACTACACAACGGACGAAGCAAAAGAAGGACGCGATGCGTTCAAAGAAAAACGCAACCCGGACTTCGGACAGTTCCCGCGTTTCCCATAA
- a CDS encoding isochorismate synthase, producing the protein MAYAQQELKQCIEQAVSQANASQRPILASYSWEIEATDMRSLEQGIEERFYFATPDRSMRAIGFGIVQQLQASGTDRFLRIQSQWENLNRDHVGHDLFAFSGFSFTELKQPDYRWSSFGDASMTIPKFLFLEQDGKTRVTIFARVEPMDQVDSILNELSLDFAKVNQPQPSTAAGVTRLRLSRDGNEAFEASFHQAMHYLETTLEKIVLAREVVYELDRPLDVAAVVAELEDTQPGSYVFCFQPNPEEAFIGATPERLVLKRGRRLETAAVAGSAPRHATDEMDEALGQSLLQDQKNRVEHGIVADSIERTLSVFSEELDCPDTPILLKNRHIQHLYTPITAHLKEDVTLFQLIEKLHPTPALGGEPKQLAVDAIQEIETFERGWYGSPVGWMNGQDDGEFIVAIRSGLFTERAVILYAGCGLVEGSHLDSELAETETKLSPMVQALGHVGSIEKDDIYVD; encoded by the coding sequence ATGGCTTACGCTCAACAAGAGCTAAAACAGTGTATCGAACAGGCCGTCAGTCAGGCGAACGCCTCACAACGACCTATACTCGCTTCGTATTCATGGGAAATCGAAGCAACTGACATGCGTTCCCTCGAACAGGGTATCGAGGAACGATTTTATTTCGCGACACCTGATCGCTCGATGCGGGCCATCGGGTTTGGCATCGTACAACAACTTCAGGCTTCAGGAACGGATCGTTTTTTACGAATTCAATCGCAATGGGAAAACTTGAATCGCGATCATGTCGGTCATGATTTATTTGCGTTCAGCGGATTTTCGTTTACCGAACTTAAACAACCGGATTATCGTTGGTCTTCCTTCGGAGACGCTTCGATGACGATTCCGAAGTTTTTATTTCTAGAACAAGATGGCAAGACACGTGTGACGATTTTTGCTCGCGTCGAGCCAATGGATCAAGTCGATTCTATCTTAAATGAACTCTCACTCGATTTCGCCAAAGTCAATCAACCGCAACCATCGACTGCGGCAGGCGTCACGCGCTTACGACTATCGCGAGATGGGAATGAAGCCTTTGAAGCTTCGTTCCATCAAGCGATGCACTACTTGGAGACGACACTTGAAAAAATCGTCTTGGCGCGCGAAGTCGTCTATGAGCTGGATCGTCCACTCGACGTAGCCGCTGTCGTCGCTGAACTCGAAGATACCCAGCCCGGCAGCTACGTCTTCTGTTTCCAACCAAATCCGGAAGAAGCCTTCATCGGCGCTACACCGGAACGACTCGTCTTAAAACGTGGACGTCGTCTTGAAACGGCAGCCGTCGCTGGTTCTGCACCACGCCACGCAACGGATGAGATGGACGAAGCACTCGGTCAATCGTTATTACAAGATCAAAAGAATCGGGTGGAGCACGGAATCGTCGCGGATTCGATCGAACGGACATTATCTGTTTTTTCAGAGGAACTGGATTGTCCGGATACGCCGATTCTCTTGAAGAATCGCCATATTCAACATCTTTATACACCGATCACAGCTCATTTAAAAGAAGATGTGACGTTATTCCAATTAATCGAAAAACTGCATCCGACACCTGCTCTTGGAGGCGAACCAAAGCAGTTAGCAGTCGATGCCATCCAAGAAATCGAGACGTTCGAACGAGGATGGTACGGTTCACCTGTTGGTTGGATGAACGGACAGGATGACGGGGAATTCATCGTTGCCATTCGATCTGGATTGTTTACAGAACGGGCGGTCATTCTTTACGCCGGTTGCGGTCTCGTCGAAGGCTCTCATCTCGATAGTGAACTGGCAGAGACGGAAACTAAACTATCACCGATGGTACAAGCACTTGGACACGTCGGTTCGATTGAAAAGGATGATATTTATGTTGACTAA
- the menD gene encoding 2-succinyl-5-enolpyruvyl-6-hydroxy-3-cyclohexene-1-carboxylic-acid synthase yields MLTKWMHTLIDTLVASGVRDFVISPGSRSTPLAIAAFLHPSSRTHVLVDERSASFFALGLTRTEERVRPVALICTSGTAATNYYSAVTEANIFELPLIVLTADRPHELRNVGAPQAIDQVGLYGKQVRHAFDLPLAEEASLPYVAHVAQRATLLSLTEPAGPVQINVPLREPLVPELDLLRTGRPVGVLPEPTPGVNNALATALQEERLLFVLGPQLTAADSQVVISYAKQAGIPVLADPLSQGRQSHDAHVFAYYDTWLKHPATAQHVRPDRIIRFGAMPTSKPYLLWSREIPTTVVGHPGNWRDPQLHSDFVIGHARQLAHHESVPHDPAYLTLLQQAERRVAAAFATIDQEEMTEYNVVRALATLQDGSLFVSNSMPIRDVDTFLPTGTSLRLLANRGANGIDGILSSALGATFDATHRYLLVGDLAFIHDINGLMTARTLPLTIILVNNAGGGIFSFLPQQRLEQEVFEPLFGTPQHLDFASLASGYGVTYQAIDSIAALRQALAEETHVTRILEVKTTRTENVQMHRSIWDVTNHALAEVFQ; encoded by the coding sequence ATGTTGACTAAGTGGATGCACACGTTAATTGATACGCTCGTCGCTTCTGGTGTCCGGGACTTCGTCATCAGTCCCGGTTCCCGTTCGACACCACTTGCCATTGCTGCTTTTCTGCATCCTTCTAGCCGTACCCACGTCCTTGTTGACGAACGGTCGGCTAGTTTTTTTGCTTTAGGTCTAACACGGACGGAAGAACGCGTTCGTCCCGTTGCATTAATTTGTACAAGCGGTACCGCTGCGACGAACTATTATTCAGCAGTGACCGAAGCGAATATTTTTGAACTTCCGCTGATCGTCTTGACCGCCGATCGACCACATGAATTACGGAATGTCGGTGCGCCACAAGCTATTGATCAGGTTGGTCTGTACGGGAAGCAGGTTCGGCATGCGTTTGATCTTCCGTTAGCAGAAGAAGCGAGCCTTCCTTACGTCGCTCATGTTGCACAACGCGCAACCCTACTCTCTCTAACGGAACCAGCTGGCCCGGTTCAAATCAACGTTCCCTTACGTGAACCGCTCGTGCCGGAACTCGATCTCTTACGGACAGGGCGCCCGGTCGGTGTTTTACCTGAACCGACACCGGGCGTAAACAACGCTTTAGCGACCGCACTTCAAGAAGAGCGTCTTCTTTTTGTACTTGGACCACAACTTACTGCGGCGGACAGTCAGGTTGTCATCTCGTATGCGAAACAAGCAGGGATTCCGGTGTTGGCGGATCCACTCAGTCAAGGACGACAATCGCATGATGCTCACGTTTTTGCCTATTACGATACATGGCTCAAACATCCCGCTACCGCTCAGCACGTCCGACCAGACCGAATCATTCGTTTCGGTGCCATGCCGACGTCAAAACCTTATCTGCTTTGGTCTCGGGAGATTCCGACGACGGTCGTCGGTCATCCAGGAAACTGGCGCGATCCACAGCTTCATTCGGATTTCGTAATTGGTCACGCGCGACAACTCGCGCATCATGAATCTGTTCCGCACGATCCTGCGTATCTGACACTGTTGCAACAGGCGGAGCGACGCGTCGCCGCTGCTTTTGCGACAATCGATCAAGAGGAGATGACGGAATATAACGTCGTCCGTGCATTGGCGACGTTACAGGACGGAAGTCTCTTTGTTTCGAACAGTATGCCGATACGGGATGTCGATACGTTCCTACCGACAGGAACATCCCTTCGTCTACTCGCGAACCGAGGAGCGAACGGAATTGACGGCATTCTCTCAAGCGCTCTAGGAGCAACGTTTGATGCCACACATCGCTACTTACTCGTCGGTGACTTGGCGTTCATTCATGATATTAACGGTCTGATGACAGCACGGACGCTTCCGTTAACGATCATTCTCGTCAACAATGCAGGTGGTGGCATTTTTAGCTTTTTACCGCAACAACGACTTGAGCAAGAGGTATTCGAACCACTCTTCGGTACACCGCAGCATCTCGACTTCGCTTCTCTCGCTTCCGGATACGGTGTAACCTATCAGGCGATCGATTCCATTGCCGCGTTACGTCAAGCACTTGCGGAAGAGACGCACGTCACTCGGATTCTTGAAGTCAAGACGACACGAACAGAAAACGTACAGATGCACCGTTCGATCTGGGACGTGACGAATCATGCGTTAGCCGAGGTGTTCCAATGA